Genomic window (Electrophorus electricus isolate fEleEle1 chromosome 25, fEleEle1.pri, whole genome shotgun sequence):
TTCATGAAGGTAGTTGCCGAGAATCCAAAGCAGGCAACAAGGTCCAAAATGCACATAACCTGAAATGAAATGTACGGCGGAAGTACAAAACAGGGACCGAAAAACGGAACGCCAAAATAACAACAGTACGAGAACCTCTTTTCAGTGAGGCCATATTTGGTGGCAGcaaaaaggtttaaaataatgatttgacgagaaggagaagaaaaaaagaggatgGAAAAGGAGAAGAGTGGGCGGTGCCTTCACTGGGCCTTGGAGGCGGTGGCAACTGTGGAGGCAGGCATGGTTGCCGTGGTTACGGCGTCGCTGCGGTGGCTTTCGGCTGCGACGTGCAGGTTGAGGGCCCCGGCGGCCCCCGCTGCCGCCGCCCCGGCCGACACCAGGCTGACCGGGTTGCTCGTAAGCAGCGACAGGTTCTGTGGGTTCAGGAAGAGCGGTGCCGTCACCAGGTTGGGCGTGCTGCCGGCACTGGTGTTGGCGAACAGCAGGTTGCCACCCCCATCCAGGGAGGTGATGGGTAGAGTCCCGCTAGATGCCAGAGCTATGGAGCAGGAGGATTAAAACTGTGACTTCACTAACTACACCAAGTATGTTACACACATGATCTATCAAAAGtgttaaaaacatattaaaaacatgctcTCTGCGGCTCAATACAGAACCGGGCCTCGTTTTCTCATACGTttacagagatatagagaagATAGGTGTACTTGCCACTCCACACACCTTGGATAGTGGCCAAGGTGCTGTTGCTCATCAGTGCTGGACTTAGTGCACTGCCCAGACCTCCAGGAGCCAGACTCAGCAAAGCCCCACTAAAGcagcacacacgcgcgcagacacacacacacacacaaaaaagacattATCAGTCATACTGCAATGGCCACTTAGTAAGAGGACAATCACAGTACATACTTGAATATTAAAAAACCAAGTTCCTCTTCTCTAGTGTAAATGATAGAAATTCTTTCTAACTGCAACACCGTGACAGGTTTATAAGTTGAAGTAATGGCAAGAGCAGTCACTCACAGAGAAACCtgaacgcacacacaagcacacaggccaacagacccccccccccactcaccctGGAGTAAACTGCGAGGAGGCCATGAGGCCTGGGTTGAGGCCGGCCGCCGCTGCCATGGCAGCCAAACTGGCGCTGGTGGGCAGCTGGGCGGCGCTCTGCAGGGCGGCCGACAGCCCCGGCGCGGCTACCATCACCTGGCCCGCGGCCAGCGTGCTGGCCAGGGATGAGGGCGTCTGGCTCAGGGTGGCCACCGGCTCCTGAGCCGCCGCCGCCGACTCTGCGGCGGAGGTCTGAGGCACGCCGGGGGGAGGGCTGAGCGAGGGCGAGGAGGACGCCGCGGTGACGGCTGCTGCCACCGTGGAGATGACGGACGCCGCGTTGCTGGTGGGTGAGCCGGCGGTCCTGCCTGGAAGAAAGGGCAGTGCGGTGGGGGTGCGGTCGCCACAACGCTGAACATGACGCGCCGCCGAGTGCCGCGGTGGCTTACCAGTGAGGGCAGTGCTGGAGACACTCGTGCTGGTGAGAGGAATAGCGGGGTTTACCGTCAGGGTGGTCGGGGTGCTACTCGTCACGAGGCTGGCCGTGGTGGGCGCCTAGGAACACGAAGGCAAAAGGAGACGCACAGAACCTCACTTACCACTTGCAAAACTTTCCCAACTCACGCCATCAAGGACGGTATTGTAATGCGCTGGGTTTATGACTTTATGGATAGCCATCCGTATCCAACGTTTGCGAACTTTAAACACAGATTCATTCATTCTGACAGCAGAAATGAGGCCAGTGTTCAAATGTGGTTTGGCGAAACTGTGGAGTGTAGAGTGGATCTCCAGCGCACCAGGGGCGTGGACGGGGAGAAGATTGCTTTGATGGGGGTGCTGGCGGCACTTCCGCTGCTGGGGGGGTTGATCCTCTTCTCCTTCTGCCGGCGGTTGCAGAACCACACGCGGATCACCTCCTTCTCCATGTTCAGCTGGTCGGCGATCATGGTGATCTCCTCAGAGGTAGGTTTTTGGTTCTGCTTGAAGAGGACAAAAGACACCAGATGCCCTTTCAGTATGAGGAAGCCACACAGCTTCCCGTACCTTAGGGGGCAGGCTTATGGGTCCGGCCCACCAGTTTAAAGAAGAAACCCTAACTCCTGAACATGCCCAAAGACGACGAAGATGCCGTCACACCATCAGGTAAGGTTGGTTCTGGAGCCGGACCGGTTCAGATAGGACATATCACTCACCTCCAGAAAGCTCTTTTCTAAGGCCACTCTGATGTTGGTCTCGATGCTGGTCCGTTTCTTGCGGCGCCGGTTCAGGCCTTCCATGCCCAGCCCAGGGGAGCCCAGCGAGCTGGGGCTGGACAGGGCCTGGTCCGACGTCTGgttctctgcacacacagcgcgcacaaacacacacacgcagaccgATATAAGCACCTTGTGCTACCCTTTCAACACCTGCAGCTCCACTCTCAGTGATCAAACGCATTCTTGATTGCGAAGGAATGGTTAAGCGGCTTTGATCtttctgcttttaaaacagTGGACGGGAGAGGCCCAATACAGCTCAGCAGAGAGGGATGTGTCGTCATTTGACACTGGTGGCATCACTCAAATTCTTAGAGGCTACCACAATacacaccttttaaaaaaaaggttttaaaaaaaaataagctcAGAATAAAAACCTACGTTCCTTTGGGAATGGTGAGGTTGGCTCAGAGAGGAGTTAGCCTCGGCAAAATCCCTTACCTCAAACTGCTACAACAGGACTCCGTTCCATATCCTACCCAACATTGCTGGTGAGATATGAGGTGGCAGTGGGGGTAGAATCCAGCTTAGAGACATACCTGCATCATTGAGCCATTTCTCCAGAAGAGGCTTCAGTTTGCACATGTTTTTGAAGCTCAGGTTTAGAGCCTCAAAGCGGGAGATGGTGGTCTGGCTGAAGTCATTTCCGTAAAGCTTTCCCATAGCGAGGCCGACATCCCCCTTGCGCACAAGGGAGAAGCTGCATTAGAACGGTGGCTGGGGTCAAGGTGTGACGCAAACTCCAGTGCCGAAGAGTAAAATATTGGTGACATGTTCAGGCAACACCTGGACAAAGGTTTCAGGGACCAGACGGATTCCAGCAGATACAGAGTGCCCCACGGGGAGCTCAAtatgcacgtgtgcgtgtgttcctACCTGAGTGAAGCCCAGTTTGATCCTTCTCTGTTTGAAGGTCTTAGCAAACTGCTCAAGCTCCTCCAAGTCACTGGGCTCCTCCAGGCTCGGGGTGTCCATGCGCTTTGGTGTCGTCtggctgtgggggaggggctggacGGGGGTAGCTGCTATCGTGCGCGTGGGTGTCGCGGGCTACACGTCAACAGGCGGAGCCACAAAAGGCAAAGAATGGAAGCGTTTACTGCCACTCTGTTCTCGTTTTCTTATTATTCATAAAGTCTTGGGAGCACGCTATGCTATAGGCGGGTCTTAACTACGGGGCACGAGGAGCCGCTACCTGAGGGTTCGAAGAAGTTTTATTTTCTGACCTGTGTGGCGAGAGTGATGCTTGGCTGAGTCTGCAGGAGGTTGGCTTGGCTTTGAGGTAGTTGAGTTAGAAGATTCTGGGCTTGCAAGAGGcctgttggggggtggggggggggggggaggccagaggttttaaaaaaaagccagaaaaagacagaaaggaaaTGAATGAGGCATGTGAGAAACTGATGGCAGACAACCACacgtgaggagagagagcgggagagtgAGCGAGTGCATGGGGCAGGCGTTACACACGAGGAGGcggggcagggggtgggggcagtgTGAGTGAGCGGGGTTTGGCGGGGGCAGCTACGCACTCTGCTGGCCCTGCGGCGTCTGCGAGATGATGAACTGCGCCGGCTGCAGTTGCGCAGCGATGGGGTGACCAGGCTGCACTAGCACAAACTGCTGCAGGTTGAggttctgctgctgctggagctgctgcaactgctgcaagacacacacacacacacacacacacacacacacacacgcacgcacgcacgcacacacgcacacacgcacacacacacacacacacacacacacacacacgcatacacgcatacacgcatacacgcatacacgcatacacacacacacacacacacatacacgcatacacacagagagggaaaggcTTCACTCTTAATGCACTCATTCACTGACTGCCCTCTACAGCAAAAACGGCCATGAGCTACTCCATCTGGGGCACTTTAATTCCATTTACAATCACAGTTACGGCACAGATATACATTTAGGGCAAACAGCCCATGGCCCGGGCCAGTGAGTGCGGGTGCTGTGGGGCTCTCACAGGCGTGATCTGGATGGGCTGAGAGAGGGGGATCTGTGTGATGGGCGTGGCAGCGGAGGCTGAGATGCTGGCTCCCGTGGTGCTGCTCTGCTGGCTGGCTGAGTGCTGCTGCACGGCGGCGGCCAGGAGCTGAGCCTGAGCCTGCTgtagcagcagctgctgctgcgcTGGAGTCAAAGTCAGCTGCAGCCcacgagggggagagagagagagagagagagagagagagagagagagagagagagagagaaacggaattagagggagggagagagaaggcaagagagaaagagagggagtaagagagagaaggacGGCAAGGGacggagaggaagaggaacatagagagaggtggagggagaaaTTTCTGGTGAAATCTCTTACGATCAAACGTAGTGACGTTTCTCTATTAAACTACTGCGCATATAACACACAagatcaaataaatacaaaatcaaCATATGGGTGAAGCCCCCAGCACATGACACTTTGGCATAGAGTATGACATGCCAGACTCCACACAACAGCATGCACGGCCATTACTGTCTCCAACCTGTGTGAAGTATCTCACCAATGTCCCAAAACATCTGGAAATGTGCTACAGCAACCATCCTGGTGAGCCTTTATGGAGGACAGACCAGGTGGGTCGACACAGAATGGATGCTTGACCACTGTACTGGTGAACACATGCAGCAAGCCCATCATTCCACACAATGTTTCATGTGCATCCCTTGTACCTAAAGGGTCCCAATACAGGTCCTGTTGGTACTGCTGACTGGTAGTTGTCACGGCCAGGCTGAGTATCACGCGCTGCGTCGTCAGAACTGAAGCACAATTGAATTGTGCCGTCCTGGATGCGTTTCTGCCCAAATGAATGTGCTAAAGTACAATACCGATTTGTCGTCGAACAAATTGTTTGATGCACAGAAATGGCACCCGTTACATCACAGGGGAGGGAATGGCTTTGATGAGAAGGGGACACGACGGGAGATGCACAGCCCCCTCTCGGCCGGCAGCGTGCCACTTACTCTGGCTATCTGCCCCCCGGCCAACATGAGCCGAGTCAGCAGCAGCGCACCTTGCTGGCTGGAGGCTGGGAGCTCAGCCGTAATCTCTGACTTACACTAAGGACACAACACAGAGCGAGGTCAGGGCCTGGGGGTCCAAGCGGAGGCTGCCAAACACGGTGGGCGCGGGAGGCTTGGCCGCCCCTCACCACGGCAGCACACGGGCAGAAATGCTCAGAAGTCTGCAAGGTTTCAACACCAAGGTCACTCCTGTGTGTTGGTtagcaaaaaacccaaacctctCGCCTTTGCAAGACAGCATGAAAAAGATGCATCACAGCTACAGAGtaaagaaaaatcttttttgCAGAAAATGGAGCAATCCAAAGACTAAAGGTCTAAACACTGCTCTAATATGAGGAGAGACATGAGAAAAGAAACTGTACgatagagaatgagaaagaaagagacaaagacatacagagagagagagagagagagagagagaacaccaaaTGCTTCAGAACAGTTTGCCTTAATGGCCCTGGTGATAAAAATACACTGCAGCCCTCTGAGACTTGAAGTGAAAGGGAGGTGGGTTATGTTAATTAAAGAAACGGTTATGCAGTGCATGCAAATTCTGCATAGATTTGCATATTCTCCACCATCTGTTTCCGAGCAACTGCAGAGCAGCTAATTAGCATATGGGTACAATTAATTTCCCTTGtaaaaaagacacagaaacattgcttttttttccccaaccaGCACATCTGTGTGGCTCCAGTGCATGTATACACTTTCATCAAATCCAACATACtgcactccaacacacacagccaagcatCTTATTGTGTTCCAGCTTACTACCAAACTACAAAACATCAAAATCGTATTAAACGTGCGAGCAGAGGGCGTCTAGCAATCATTCACTGGTATGATAATAACAGTGGGTCAGAGAGCAGCTTAGCTGCCCAGACAGGATGCATCATGTCAGCAGAGAATAACGACCCTGGGGACATCTCCACATTCCTATGGGTCTTTAtgcctgtggtgtgtgtgtgcgtgtcctaAATGCCTCTTTAGTTCATTTTCATGAACTTCAAAGTTgctgtgggtggatgggtgggtgggtgtgtatatgaAAGGACAAAAGCAATATAAAGTGAAAGCAAAgaaggaacacagagagagagagagacagagagagagagcgcaggtGTACCTGTTGGAGCAGGGCTTGTGCTTGTGCGTTGGTGATAGCATTCGTTTGCACCGTCTGCCTCTGAAAGTCCAGTCCGTTTGTTTGGGCACCTGGAGAGAAAGAAGCAGGCAGTTGCTACATAGATCACAGCTTAAAAAACCCTTTCAACAGATATTGCACTCCTTGTGACCACTCTGAATCTAAAGGCTCAATGGCACATTCAAACTGTAAACATCAGAACGGGCGCATCAGAACTTGGCGATATTCGCTGGTGTTAAAAATGCAGGCAGAGACAGCCACCAACAACACTGAATGCATTTCCAGAGGAACAATCCTTTTCACTGAAAGCGCTGCAAGCTACTCTGGTTTCATAAACCATCAGGTGAACAGTTAGCCAAGCCAGGCCACTCACCTGTGTTTCCATTCGCACTCTCCATTGCACATTTACTCGTTTCTGACGGATTACTCATTCTGGAATCTGGAAGGAAGAGATGCGAGCTTTAACAGGACCTCCCCGTGTACCATCGGCACGCCAGCAGAACACGGTGCCCCGTTAGTTAGACTAGCAAAGC
Coding sequences:
- the pou2f1b gene encoding POU domain, class 2, transcription factor 1b isoform X4, with translation MADGGAASQDESSGPDSRMSNPSETSKCAMESANGNTGAQTNGLDFQRQTVQTNAITNAQAQALLQQLTLTPAQQQLLLQQAQAQLLAAAVQQHSASQQSSTTGASISASAATPITQIPLSQPIQITPQLQQLQQQQNLNLQQFVLVQPGHPIAAQLQPAQFIISQTPQGQQSLLQAQNLLTQLPQSQANLLQTQPSITLATQPATPTRTIAATPVQPLPHSQTTPKRMDTPSLEEPSDLEELEQFAKTFKQRRIKLGFTQGDVGLAMGKLYGNDFSQTTISRFEALNLSFKNMCKLKPLLEKWLNDAENQTSDQALSSPSSLGSPGLGMEGLNRRRKKRTSIETNIRVALEKSFLENQKPTSEEITMIADQLNMEKEVIRVWFCNRRQKEKRINPPSSGSAASTPIKAIFSPSTPLAPTTASLVTSSTPTTLTVNPAIPLTSTSVSSTALTGRTAGSPTSNAASVISTVAAAVTAASSSPSLSPPPGVPQTSAAESAAAAQEPVATLSQTPSSLASTLAAGQVMVAAPGLSAALQSAAQLPTSASLAAMAAAAGLNPGLMASSQFTPGGALLSLAPGGLGSALSPALMSNSTLATIQALASSGTLPITSLDGGGNLLFANTSAGSTPNLVTAPLFLNPQNLSLLTSNPVSLVSAGAAAAGAAGALNLHVAAESHRSDAVTTATMPASTVATASKAQ
- the pou2f1b gene encoding POU domain, class 2, transcription factor 1b isoform X3, whose amino-acid sequence is MADGGAASQDESSGPDSRMSNPSETSKCAMESANGNTGAQTNGLDFQRQTVQTNAITNAQAQALLQQLTLTPAQQQLLLQQAQAQLLAAAVQQHSASQQSSTTGASISASAATPITQIPLSQPIQITPQLQQLQQQQNLNLQQFVLVQPGHPIAAQLQPAQFIISQTPQGQQSLLQAQNLLTQLPQSQANLLQTQPSITLATQPATPTRTIAATPVQPLPHSQTTPKRMDTPSLEEPSDLEELEQFAKTFKQRRIKLGFTQGDVGLAMGKLYGNDFSQTTISRFEALNLSFKNMCKLKPLLEKWLNDAVCAENQTSDQALSSPSSLGSPGLGMEGLNRRRKKRTSIETNIRVALEKSFLENQKPTSEEITMIADQLNMEKEVIRVWFCNRRQKEKRINPPSSGSAASTPIKAIFSPSTPLAPTTASLVTSSTPTTLTVNPAIPLTSTSVSSTALTGRTAGSPTSNAASVISTVAAAVTAASSSPSLSPPPGVPQTSAAESAAAAQEPVATLSQTPSSLASTLAAGQVMVAAPGLSAALQSAAQLPTSASLAAMAAAAGLNPGLMASSQFTPGGALLSLAPGGLGSALSPALMSNSTLATIQALASSGTLPITSLDGGGNLLFANTSAGSTPNLVTAPLFLNPQNLSLLTSNPVSLVSAGAAAAGAAGALNLHVAAESHRSDAVTTATMPASTVATASKAQ
- the pou2f1b gene encoding POU domain, class 2, transcription factor 1b isoform X7 — encoded protein: MADGGAASQDESSGPDSRMSNPSETSKCAMESANGNTGAQTNGLDFQRQTVQTNAITNAQAQALLQQLTLTPAQQQLLLQQAQAQLLAAAVQQHSASQQSSTTGASISASAATPITQIPLSQPIQITPQLQQLQQQQNLNLQQFVLVQPGHPIAAQLQPAQFIISQTPQGQQSLLQAQNLLTQLPQSQANLLQTQPSITLATQPATPTRTIAATPVQPLPHSQTTPKRMDTPSLEEPSDLEELEQFAKTFKQRRIKLGFTQGDVGLAMGKLYGNDFSQTTISRFEALNLSFKNMCKLKPLLEKWLNDAENQTSDQALSSPSSLGSPGLGMEGLNRRRKKRTSIETNIRVALEKSFLEQNQKPTSEEITMIADQLNMEKEVIRVWFCNRRQKEKRINPPSSGSAASTPIKAIFSPSTPLAPTTASLVTSSTPTTLTVNPAIPLTSTSVSSTALTGRTAGSPTSNAASVISTVAAAVTAASSSPSLSPPPGVPQTSAAESAAAAQEPVATLSQTPSSLASTLAAGQVMVAAPGLSAALQSAAQLPTSASLAAMAAAAGLNPGLMASSQFTPGGALLSLAPGGLGSALSPALMSNSTLATIQALASSGTLPITSLDGGGNLLFANTSAGSTPNLVTAPLFLNPQNLSLLTSNPVSLVSAGAAAAGAAGALNLHVAAESHRSDAVTTATMPASTVATASKAQ
- the pou2f1b gene encoding POU domain, class 2, transcription factor 1b isoform X5, which encodes MADGGAASQDESSGPGAQTNGLDFQRQTVQTNAITNAQAQALLQQLTLTPAQQQLLLQQAQAQLLAAAVQQHSASQQSSTTGASISASAATPITQIPLSQPIQITPQLQQLQQQQNLNLQQFVLVQPGHPIAAQLQPAQFIISQTPQGQQSLLQAQNLLTQLPQSQANLLQTQPSITLATQPATPTRTIAATPVQPLPHSQTTPKRMDTPSLEEPSDLEELEQFAKTFKQRRIKLGFTQGDVGLAMGKLYGNDFSQTTISRFEALNLSFKNMCKLKPLLEKWLNDAVCAENQTSDQALSSPSSLGSPGLGMEGLNRRRKKRTSIETNIRVALEKSFLEQNQKPTSEEITMIADQLNMEKEVIRVWFCNRRQKEKRINPPSSGSAASTPIKAIFSPSTPLAPTTASLVTSSTPTTLTVNPAIPLTSTSVSSTALTGRTAGSPTSNAASVISTVAAAVTAASSSPSLSPPPGVPQTSAAESAAAAQEPVATLSQTPSSLASTLAAGQVMVAAPGLSAALQSAAQLPTSASLAAMAAAAGLNPGLMASSQFTPGGALLSLAPGGLGSALSPALMSNSTLATIQGVWSALASSGTLPITSLDGGGNLLFANTSAGSTPNLVTAPLFLNPQNLSLLTSNPVSLVSAGAAAAGAAGALNLHVAAESHRSDAVTTATMPASTVATASKAQ
- the pou2f1b gene encoding POU domain, class 2, transcription factor 1b isoform X1, giving the protein METVLLRAGPSVADSRMSNPSETSKCAMESANGNTGAQTNGLDFQRQTVQTNAITNAQAQALLQQLTLTPAQQQLLLQQAQAQLLAAAVQQHSASQQSSTTGASISASAATPITQIPLSQPIQITPQLQQLQQQQNLNLQQFVLVQPGHPIAAQLQPAQFIISQTPQGQQSLLQAQNLLTQLPQSQANLLQTQPSITLATQPATPTRTIAATPVQPLPHSQTTPKRMDTPSLEEPSDLEELEQFAKTFKQRRIKLGFTQGDVGLAMGKLYGNDFSQTTISRFEALNLSFKNMCKLKPLLEKWLNDAVCAENQTSDQALSSPSSLGSPGLGMEGLNRRRKKRTSIETNIRVALEKSFLEQNQKPTSEEITMIADQLNMEKEVIRVWFCNRRQKEKRINPPSSGSAASTPIKAIFSPSTPLAPTTASLVTSSTPTTLTVNPAIPLTSTSVSSTALTGRTAGSPTSNAASVISTVAAAVTAASSSPSLSPPPGVPQTSAAESAAAAQEPVATLSQTPSSLASTLAAGQVMVAAPGLSAALQSAAQLPTSASLAAMAAAAGLNPGLMASSQFTPGGALLSLAPGGLGSALSPALMSNSTLATIQGVWSALASSGTLPITSLDGGGNLLFANTSAGSTPNLVTAPLFLNPQNLSLLTSNPVSLVSAGAAAAGAAGALNLHVAAESHRSDAVTTATMPASTVATASKAQ
- the pou2f1b gene encoding POU domain, class 2, transcription factor 1b isoform X2, giving the protein MADGGAASQDESSGPDSRMSNPSETSKCAMESANGNTGAQTNGLDFQRQTVQTNAITNAQAQALLQQLTLTPAQQQLLLQQAQAQLLAAAVQQHSASQQSSTTGASISASAATPITQIPLSQPIQITPQLQQLQQQQNLNLQQFVLVQPGHPIAAQLQPAQFIISQTPQGQQSLLQAQNLLTQLPQSQANLLQTQPSITLATQPATPTRTIAATPVQPLPHSQTTPKRMDTPSLEEPSDLEELEQFAKTFKQRRIKLGFTQGDVGLAMGKLYGNDFSQTTISRFEALNLSFKNMCKLKPLLEKWLNDAVCAENQTSDQALSSPSSLGSPGLGMEGLNRRRKKRTSIETNIRVALEKSFLEQNQKPTSEEITMIADQLNMEKEVIRVWFCNRRQKEKRINPPSSGSAASTPIKAIFSPSTPLAPTTASLVTSSTPTTLTVNPAIPLTSTSVSSTALTGRTAGSPTSNAASVISTVAAAVTAASSSPSLSPPPGVPQTSAAESAAAAQEPVATLSQTPSSLASTLAAGQVMVAAPGLSAALQSAAQLPTSASLAAMAAAAGLNPGLMASSQFTPGGALLSLAPGGLGSALSPALMSNSTLATIQALASSGTLPITSLDGGGNLLFANTSAGSTPNLVTAPLFLNPQNLSLLTSNPVSLVSAGAAAAGAAGALNLHVAAESHRSDAVTTATMPASTVATASKAQ
- the pou2f1b gene encoding POU domain, class 2, transcription factor 1b isoform X6, with translation MADGGAASQDESSGPGAQTNGLDFQRQTVQTNAITNAQAQALLQQLTLTPAQQQLLLQQAQAQLLAAAVQQHSASQQSSTTGASISASAATPITQIPLSQPIQITPQLQQLQQQQNLNLQQFVLVQPGHPIAAQLQPAQFIISQTPQGQQSLLQAQNLLTQLPQSQANLLQTQPSITLATQPATPTRTIAATPVQPLPHSQTTPKRMDTPSLEEPSDLEELEQFAKTFKQRRIKLGFTQGDVGLAMGKLYGNDFSQTTISRFEALNLSFKNMCKLKPLLEKWLNDAVCAENQTSDQALSSPSSLGSPGLGMEGLNRRRKKRTSIETNIRVALEKSFLEQNQKPTSEEITMIADQLNMEKEVIRVWFCNRRQKEKRINPPSSGSAASTPIKAIFSPSTPLAPTTASLVTSSTPTTLTVNPAIPLTSTSVSSTALTGRTAGSPTSNAASVISTVAAAVTAASSSPSLSPPPGVPQTSAAESAAAAQEPVATLSQTPSSLASTLAAGQVMVAAPGLSAALQSAAQLPTSASLAAMAAAAGLNPGLMASSQFTPGGALLSLAPGGLGSALSPALMSNSTLATIQALASSGTLPITSLDGGGNLLFANTSAGSTPNLVTAPLFLNPQNLSLLTSNPVSLVSAGAAAAGAAGALNLHVAAESHRSDAVTTATMPASTVATASKAQ